A single Xiphias gladius isolate SHS-SW01 ecotype Sanya breed wild chromosome 18, ASM1685928v1, whole genome shotgun sequence DNA region contains:
- the sypb gene encoding synaptophysin b: protein MDVVNQLVAQGQFTIVKQPLGFIKVLQWIFAIFAFSTCGSYSGMFKMSVECKNRSESDLGIEVEFEYPFRLHQVYFDAPTCKGGNPKRLFLVGDYSSSAEFFVTIGVFSFLYSMAALSVYCFMLEKYRENNKGAQIDFVVTAVFAFMWLVSSCAWAKGLSDVKTATDPEKVITLISACDEKENNCRMVYDPKVSGLNTSVAFGFINLILWIGNLWFVFKETGWMAAFTGTYVPSQEKQPAPDSFGQGGYGQQDPYAGSQGGYQPDYGQQGGYNEDGGYSQGYEQQPTSYSNQM, encoded by the exons TTGGTGGCCCAAGGGCAGTTCACAATAGTCAAGCAACCTCTGGGATTTATAAAAGTTCTACAGTGG aTCTTTGCAATCTTTGCCTTCTCAACATGTGGCAGTTACTCTGGCATGTTCAAGATGAGCGTGGAGTGTAAAAACCGGTCGGAGAGTGACCTAGGCATAGAAGTAGAATTTGAATATCCATTCAG GCTCCATCAGGTTTACTTTGACGCCCCCACCTGTAAGGGAGGGAACCCCAAGCGTCTATTCCTGGTTGGGGACTACTCCTCCTCGGCTGAGTTCTTTGTCACCATCGGtgtcttttccttcctctaCTCCATGGCAGCCCTGTCTGTATACTGTTTCATGCTGGAGAAATACCGTGAAAACAACAAAGGGGCCCAGATT GACTTTGTTGTGACGGCGGTATTTGCCTTCATGTGGCTGGTGTCTTCATGTGCTTGGGCTAAGGGCTTGTCAGATGTGAAAACAGCCACTGATCCAGAGAAGGTCATCACTCTCATCTCAGCCTGTGATGAAAAAGAGAATAACTGCCGCATGGTCTATGACCCCAAGGTCTCCGGCCTCAACACCTCTGTG GCTTTTGGCTTCATCAACCTGATCCTGTGGATAGGAAACCTGTGGTTCGTGTTCAAGGAGACCGGCTGGATGGCTGCCTTCACTGGAACCTACGTCCCATCGCAGGAAAAGCAGCCCGCCCCTGATTCCTTTGGACAGGGAGGCTACGGTCAGCAGGACCCCTACGCCGGCTCCCAGGGAGGCTACCAGCCCGACTATGGCCAGCAGGGGGGCTACAACGAGGACGGAGGTTACAGCCAGGGCTATGAGCAGCAGCCCACCTCCTACTCAAATCAAATGTGA